Below is a window of Strix uralensis isolate ZFMK-TIS-50842 chromosome 8, bStrUra1, whole genome shotgun sequence DNA.
CTTTAAAAGCGGTAGTCTGTTTAATGTTgctgaaagtaaataaaaaagccaaatgGCTTCACAATCAACGTAAGCCAGTATTGATAGCaaaagagctgctgccaccctccttAACAATTGCTATCTTCACCACAAGTGCCATAAGCCAATCAAAACCACAGGGTAGCTTCTTGTACCAATAGCGCCTTCCTATATGAACTTTCTAACGATAAAACCATGACCCAGATAAGTGCATCACCCATCGCAACTTACGTGACCGTAGCAGGACCGCAGCTATGCCCTCCTCCCTACCAAcacacttcttcctcctctggaTTGAGACAGTGTCCGTATCACCAGGCAAAGGAGCTGGTTCAGGAAGTTGTTCTAACCAAAAAAGTaactcagggaggaaaaaaaagaaataaaagtactaCTTTTTGACCAGATTAGTTCTCTTATCACTTCCTGGCTGTGGAAGTCCCACTGATGACACAAGGAAaggagcagccacagctcagATTGTCTTCAAAGCTGGGGAGTACGCACCAGGAACTTGTTTCCACAGAAAGCCACGTTATGCCCTGGATCTTTTTGCAATCCCCTTACCAACAttacaaaatcagttttaaatcactttttaaaggACCAAATGCTATTTTTAACCAAGCAATACATTTCACTGTAACAATCtcaaagaaaacactgcagagtACTTCCAGTAATGCTCCAATTTAGCTTCAGTTCTTACAACACTGGAGTCGATTTGTGCTTAGTGTGCGTAACTACATTTGTAGTTCCTTCAAGTTTAAACTGCAAACTAACCTCTTAATTACTATCATTAATACCATATAACCCACATAAACAAACCGTATTGGCTACAATCCTACTTAAAACCTAGACACAGGCGTAACTTGCAGAACTAATACTCGCAGTAAATCTTCACAAGATCTGGAGTGTGAGTCTGTCTGACGGGCAGTCAGGTTTTTGGCCTGTATCACAGAGATTCAATCAAATAAAGCCAAGTTACCTTCCCTGAAtttaaagagataaaaaaaacGTTGCCTGTAAGATCTCTCCTTGGAGACAGAACGGACAGTTGCCCTTCTCCAAAGTCTTATTTGAAGAGTCACTGACATGGTTGTGGGACTACAGCttgacagtgaaagaaaaaagcagcacttaCCTAAACAAGTTATTTCTTACTTGCTGctggatttgtttctgttttgaagaagagCTGACacttaaaatctctttttttcccctcttacatAAAAGAACGGATGCATACATGCATGCAGCTATGAAACGTGGTAAGTTATGATTTATTTATAACACTATCAAAACCAAGCAATCTTAACAACGCAGCTTTGAAAGAATGACAGCAAGAGCAAAGTACATGCCACACTTCACAAACTTACAAACGAGCAGAGTTGCCAAGTCCATCTCATTCAGAGTGCCATACCCACTTCAGACGGTTTCAGCAGGTTCTGAAGTACTCTATCTAAAGACAAGGATTTTTGTAGCGGATCACAGTTAGGGAGGGCCTAACTGTGGAAGGGGGCttgaaaaaatagattttaaaaaagaaaataaaattaaaaaaaaaaaaaaaaacaagccacacACACGTACAATAAAAAGGTGGATGAACCCGAGCCATGTAGACGGCACGGAGTTAGGAGAGTAGTTTGCTAGTTTTGGCTCTTGGGAAGTGACTTCACTTTTcctaaggaggaggaggaagggagatgaacACTTCCACAACCCTCTCCCGTCCGTCACCACGAAAacaactttgttttctaaatccccccccctttcctccagccccgctcctccCGAGGCGGCGTTTCCCCAGCGCCCAGCCGCGCACAGGGAACCCCCCCCTCAACGCAAACGCAAGAAAACACGAAGAAGCGGCGCCATCCCCCGCACGGCCACGCACCTCGTGCCGCCTCCTTCCCCCGCCGCCCTGAGGGGGGCCGGGGCCGACAGCGGGCGGCTCCCGGGGCCGCGCAGCCGGCCGGGAGTCGGCGGGGCCCGCCGGAGAAGGAAGCCACCTCAGGTCAGCGGGTACTGTCACTCCGCGACACGGGGCGGACCGGCGCCTTTCTCCCCTCGCATCGGTTCCCCTGAGGGAGCGACGACGCTTCCCGCCTCCACCCCTCAggagacaccccccacccccccctcagcGAGGGAGGCCCGGGGCAGCGTCCCCCTCCTCTCACCGGTGGCAGCCGAGCCGTCCTCCCCGCTCTGCCGCCTCCAGCCGGGGCTCCGCCACCGGCCCTCTGCGCAGGGGCGGGGGAGGCCGGGCGAGAAGGGCTCGGCGGGCCGCGCAGCCGCCTCAGGGCCGGGCCAGCGCCGTCCACATTCCGGCGGCGGGCGGATGGCGGagcgggcgggggcgcgcgcgcgcACCGCTcccttcccccccacacccccacaccccccccgcgcTGGCAGCGCCGGCTCCACCGCCCCGGCGGCCGGTTGAGGGGCCGCTCGGGTCCCCCCGCCGGGATGGGCGGGGGCCGGGTGGCCGGGAGgagcgagcggcggcgggggcgagCTGCCCCGCGTTAGGCCGGCGCCGGGACCGCGGCCGCCCTGAGGGGGCTGGCGGCCCCCCGGCGGTGCCCGGGCCGAGCGCGAACGACCGCCCGCTGGGGAACCCGCTCCTCCGCGGCAAGCAGCCCGCTCGCGGAGAGGCTGGCGCCTAAACGCCACCAAAATTCTTGACCGCAACTGAAGAACAATGGAAGTGACCGACAAATCATGgtactctttaaaaaaatgagttttttaagtttacctttttattttctacGCCAGTCGCACTAAGCTGCACAGTGTGTTTGCTTATCAACACTGGTTTTATATggttaaacaaatatttaatatttaaatagtacatatatgtgtatgtttaaATATCGGCGTtgtttatgtttaaataaaatacgTTTAAATAATGAAAGGTTGTTCTCTtggtttctttcctctctttttttttttttgtcttgtgtgaaacaaattacatttaaattaacCACAAAATTTATACAGCTTGCCTGTGTTCTTTCCATTTCAGATGTGGATAAGCAAAACCTTACGGAATGTCAGACCACAGCCTCAAATAAAATCCCTTTGTTGGGTGAAAGCCCGCGGGCTGTGTCCTGTCACCCTGGGACAGCCGGGTTCCCCACGCGGGCACGGTCTGTACGCTGTTTTCTCGTGACGGGGGTCCAGAGCTGGGAACGCTGCGCTCCTCACCACGACGACAGCAAAATAGCAGGTCTGCTCCCACGGCTTGTGTCTCAACAGCACGAGTGGTGAAAGGCCGGGAGGCTGGCTGCAGCGCTTCCAGCCTCCCTCTCCCGTCGTTGCTGCCCGCTGCAGAGGTGCGCTGCTGGAAAACTTCGGGGTAAAGGTTGAAGCACGATTACTTGTAGCAGCAAACCCACAGAAGTCTGATTTTGGAGATCTTTCAATGCACTGTAAGAGCGCAGCTGCTGAAAAAGTTGATACATCCAAGTGTTTAATTCTCCCCAGTGCTCGTTTGAATGctataagaaaagcaaagcaaattctGAATATGCAAACAGGCAGAGAGCTGGTTTATTTGTGACACAGTCCTTTTGCATTGTAATGCTGTAACAAACCAGTCTCAAAGCTGGCAAGGCGAGCAGACAAAGAGCATttcccagagaaaagaaaggcaggaCTATTTAGCCCGTTGCATGCTAGGCCAGTCCCCcaatttgttgttgttgctattaCATATCATTCCTAGTTGTCTGCAGCTGGTGTAAATTAAATtatcttcagattatttttatcaTACCACACGGTTCAGATAAACCACAAAAGCGTGGGGAAAGATGAAAAACtaagggggaggaggggaacaaTTTTACTGAATATTACAATAGAGGAATAATAAGGAAAAAGTTCCCCTAGCATCGTAC
It encodes the following:
- the LOC141946744 gene encoding uncharacterized protein LOC141946744 translates to MQLPKKLAIVHQPHQRKNKRRNSKCSSGCCSSSPARLLYEPPGLQAVQWSDLMLPTPGEICLTVPAEEADSWKRNEVSKDSQGIWRAVFRLIQSKADWPLIPIPFFQAFKRALGRIKHLDVSTFSAAALLQCIERSPKSDFCGFAATSNRASTFTPKFSSSAPLQRAATTGEGGWKRCSQPPGLSPLVLLRHKPWEQTCYFAVVVVRSAAFPALDPRHEKTAYRPCPRGEPGCPRVTGHSPRAFTQQRDFI